In the Euphorbia lathyris chromosome 5, ddEupLath1.1, whole genome shotgun sequence genome, one interval contains:
- the LOC136230625 gene encoding uncharacterized protein isoform X2 produces the protein MSSDGTLYNEGTSAQSEITTWTGKVSSSPSEPHKKNLFLQRLYEEELKNLSLSEIKKLDSTGEGKIQDGDIVESLENGVQYWTDFSKVHYHPQSLYEVCGLWMDTVEFDNYGAGKDIFSTNLRGEDISERLRFFVEECDHIQGFQFIVDDSGGFSALGADFLETIADEYTNTPVLLYSARGPGSHTNPKSLKQTISTNVHDAVSFSRLSSFSKLIVPIGVPFLSRSKASVNLCIKDEKPYHCSSVYAAALHSISLPFRMNPIQPTADSSCVSGAMNLYELVQMLVGQDRQNTATILDVAMPAPHLSGKQVEQSLLGKLQPLIPEIAEVEDLLAVESMTVHGALWSGDRPASISEVRDTINEAYEHALSRPKFCHLSTALCPLPIPLPFPSIFRNIIGQHGELLSSPIPGSSCRGSLDVHSIPMAARLRSSSAILPFLEKRLLNIRKYGIDRGAGAELLRDWGFGKEEVEEIEENLHKMVSTLDQRYQDSSDSD, from the exons ATGAGTTCAGATGGTACACTGTATAATGAGGGCACATCGGCACAATCAGAAATTACTACATG GACTGGCAAGGTTTCCTCATCTCCATCTGAACCTCATAAGAAGAACTTGTTCTTGCAAAGATTGTATGAAGAAGAGCTGAAGAACTTAAGCCTtagtgaaataaaaaaattggataGTACTGGAGAAGGAAAAATTCAAGATGGGGATATAGTTGAAAGCTTAGAGAATGGTGTTCAGTATTGGACTGACTTCTCAAAAGTACACTATCATCCGCAGAGTTTATATGAAGTATGTGGATTGTGGATGGATACTGTGGAATTTGACAATTATGGAGCTGGAAAAGATATCTTCTCTACAAATTTACGAGGGGAAGATATAAGTGAGAGGCTTCGTTTTTTTGTGGAAGAGTGCGACCATATTCAG GGTTTTCAATTCATTGTTGATGACTCAGGTGGCTTCTCTGCTCTGGGTGCAGACTTTTTGGAGACGATTGCAGATGAATACACTAATACACCAGTTTTACTCTACTCTGCTAGAGGTCCAGGTTCCCATACAAACCCAAAAAGTCTGAAGCAAACAATTTCTACGAATGTTCATGATGCTGTATCATTTTCAAGACTATCATCCTTTAGTAAATTGATTGTGCCGATTGGTGTACCCTTCCTAAGTAGAA GTAAAGCTTCTGTGAACCTCTGCATCAAAGATGAGAAGCCTTATCACTGCAGTAGTGTTTATGCTGCTGCTTTGCACTCTATTAGTCTTCCGTTCCGCATGAACCCAATTCAACCAACTGCAGACTCTAGTTGTGTTTCTGGTGCTATGAACCTATATGAGCTTGTACAAATGTTAGTAGGGCAAGATAGACAGAATACGGCAACCATTCTGGACGTTGCAATGCCAGCACCTCATCTATCAG GAAAACAGGTTGAGCAATCTTTGCTGGGGAAATTGCAGCCATTGATACCAGAGATAGCAGAAGTGGAAGATTTATTGGCAGTTGAATCCATGACTGTTCATGGAGCCCTATGGTCAG GAGATCGACCGGCCTCAATCTCTGAAGTAAGGGATACAATAAATGAGGCCTATGAGCATGCACTAAGTAGACCGAAATTCTGCCATCTTTCGACTGCTCTTTGTCCTCTCCCTATACCCTTGCCatttccttcaattttcaggaatatcattggCCAGCATGGTGAGCTTTTGAGTAGTCCAATTCCAGGTTCCTCATGCAGGGGATCGCTAGACGTTCATTCCATCCCTATGGCAGCTAGACTCCGATCAAGCAGTGCTATCTTGCCATTTTTGGAGAAGAGATTGTTAAATATTCGTAAATATGGAATTGATCGAGGAGCAGGGGCCGAATTACTTAGAGATTGGGGGTTTGGAAAGGAAGAAGTAGAAGAAATTGAGGAAAACCTCCACAAAATGGTATCTACTCTTGATCAGCGATATCAGGATTCCTCAGACTCGGATTAG
- the LOC136228709 gene encoding SH3 domain-containing protein C23A1.17 yields the protein MANQQQPSRPWFRLPSIARPVIDPTPAPATATAPPAPVAAPPAPVARPAFRPGNQTQDPTPAAPTQRSPPRPGGGGGGTTSVPTSPVVRPTAPSSSLPTSPVVPATTPTAPVVTTSSVPSSPKPRVSAPTSSLPTSPAARTTTPTAPSSPKPRVSAPTSSLPPSPTISKPALSSSVVNSPIPKPVSTAFSAPTSSPRKTPILNSPATSPIPTAVTTTTAAVTGATRPSPPTTTTTTVKQPAFQTTPPDSPKPKPTAPPPSPLILPPAKIKPEAEIPLEAEQKRVLVQKTISSDQNKPKPRLNGSQSEQHFGDALKSSIGNSGKKETPKDHGQGKEKSHQKKLNSEPEKGGMRVITIAGENKGAYMEVIRSPNRKNQVFEGISHNLQKSSGSSSSSSSSSSEEEEGRFKKKMEKSQKGKTMSSGFMSTFMNSNVQGVNNSIVYNSSCSHHDPGVHLALSRKPAAGKDHRSNGN from the coding sequence atggcaAATCAACAACAACCATCCCGTCCATGGTTCCGCTTGCCTTCAATAGCCCGTCCAGTCATTGATCCTACTCCCGCTCCAGCTACAGCTACGGCTCCTCCCGCTCCTGTCGCAGCTCCTCCAGCTCCTGTTGCTCGACCTGCATTTAGGCCGGGCAATCAAACTCAGGACCCTACTCCCGCTGCTCCTACACAAAGATCGCCCCCGAGACCAGGTGGCGGCGGAGGTGGCACCACGTCTGTACCAACATCTCCTGTTGTCAGACCAACCGCTCCTTCCTCTTCATTGCCAACTTCTCCGGTCGTCCCGGCCACCACCCCGACTGCTCCAGTTGTTACTACTTCCTCTGTTCCATCGTCTCCGAAACCTAGAGTTTCCGCTCCTACCTCTTCGTTACCAACTTCTCCCGCTGCACGAACCACAACCCCGACTGCTCCATCATCACCGAAACCTAGGGTTTCGGCTCCTACCTCTTCACTTCCTCCTTCTCCTACTATTTCGAAACCCGCTCTGTCTTCTTCTGTCGTGAATTCCCCGATACCTAAGCCAGTTTCAACCGCATTTTCAGCACCTACATCTTCTCCTAGAAAAACACCAATCCTAAATTCCCCGGCAACCTCTCCAATTCCCACGGCGGTGACCACCACCACCGCGGCTGTCACCGGAGCAACTCGCCCCTCACCACctaccaccaccaccaccaccgtcAAACAACCAGCATTCCAGACCACACCACCTGATTCACCGAAGCCAAAACCAACAGCCCCGCCGCCTTCCCCTCTGATCCTACCGCCAGCAAAGATCAAGCCGGAGGCGGAAATTCCATTAGAGGCAGAGCAGAAAAGGGTGCTGGTTCAGAAAACAATCAGCAGCGATCAAAACAAGCCGAAACCCCGACTCAACGGCAGCCAATCCGAGCAACATTTCGGCGATGCTCTCAAGTCCAGCATTGGAAATTCCGGCAAGAAAGAAACACCGAAAGATCACGGTCAAGGAAAAGAGAAAAGTCACCAAAAGAAACTAAATTCGGAACCGGAAAAAGGTGGAATGAGAGTGATTACAATTGCCGGAGAAAACAAAGGTGCTTATATGGAAGTGATCCGATCTCCGAATCGGAAAAATCAAGTGTTTGAAGGAATTTCTCATAATCTGCAGAAGAGCAGCGGAAGCTCTAGCTCTAGCAGTAGCAGCAGCAgcgaggaagaagaagggagatttaagaagaaaatggagaaaagccaGAAAGGGAAGACGATGAGTTCAGGTTTTATGAGTACATTTATGAACAGTAATGTTCAAGGTGTTAATAATTCGATTGTGTATAATTCAAGCTGCAGCCACCATGATCCTGGTGTTCATCTTGCTCTGTCTAGAAAACCGGCCGCCGGAAAGGATCACCGGAGCAATGGCAATTAA
- the LOC136230625 gene encoding uncharacterized protein isoform X1: MREIVTVQVGNFANFIGSHFWNFQDELLGLADDPGSDTVFKNYNQYLNMDVFYRNGETQQGIPTYTPRLISIGSQGSLGSMSSDGTLYNEGTSAQSEITTWTGKVSSSPSEPHKKNLFLQRLYEEELKNLSLSEIKKLDSTGEGKIQDGDIVESLENGVQYWTDFSKVHYHPQSLYEVCGLWMDTVEFDNYGAGKDIFSTNLRGEDISERLRFFVEECDHIQGFQFIVDDSGGFSALGADFLETIADEYTNTPVLLYSARGPGSHTNPKSLKQTISTNVHDAVSFSRLSSFSKLIVPIGVPFLSRSKASVNLCIKDEKPYHCSSVYAAALHSISLPFRMNPIQPTADSSCVSGAMNLYELVQMLVGQDRQNTATILDVAMPAPHLSGKQVEQSLLGKLQPLIPEIAEVEDLLAVESMTVHGALWSGDRPASISEVRDTINEAYEHALSRPKFCHLSTALCPLPIPLPFPSIFRNIIGQHGELLSSPIPGSSCRGSLDVHSIPMAARLRSSSAILPFLEKRLLNIRKYGIDRGAGAELLRDWGFGKEEVEEIEENLHKMVSTLDQRYQDSSDSD, translated from the exons ATGAGGGAGATAGTAACTGTCCAAGTTGGAAATTTCGCAAACTTCATTGGCTCTCATTTCTGGAACTTCCAA GATGAGTTGCTTGGGTTGGCTGATGATCCTGGTAGCGATACAGTGTTCAAGAATTATAATCAGTATCTAAACATGGATGTATTCTACCGTAATGGTGAAACACAGCAG GGAATCCCTACTTATACTCCTCGCCTCATATCCATAGGCAGTCAAG GGTCCCTTGGATCTATGAGTTCAGATGGTACACTGTATAATGAGGGCACATCGGCACAATCAGAAATTACTACATG GACTGGCAAGGTTTCCTCATCTCCATCTGAACCTCATAAGAAGAACTTGTTCTTGCAAAGATTGTATGAAGAAGAGCTGAAGAACTTAAGCCTtagtgaaataaaaaaattggataGTACTGGAGAAGGAAAAATTCAAGATGGGGATATAGTTGAAAGCTTAGAGAATGGTGTTCAGTATTGGACTGACTTCTCAAAAGTACACTATCATCCGCAGAGTTTATATGAAGTATGTGGATTGTGGATGGATACTGTGGAATTTGACAATTATGGAGCTGGAAAAGATATCTTCTCTACAAATTTACGAGGGGAAGATATAAGTGAGAGGCTTCGTTTTTTTGTGGAAGAGTGCGACCATATTCAG GGTTTTCAATTCATTGTTGATGACTCAGGTGGCTTCTCTGCTCTGGGTGCAGACTTTTTGGAGACGATTGCAGATGAATACACTAATACACCAGTTTTACTCTACTCTGCTAGAGGTCCAGGTTCCCATACAAACCCAAAAAGTCTGAAGCAAACAATTTCTACGAATGTTCATGATGCTGTATCATTTTCAAGACTATCATCCTTTAGTAAATTGATTGTGCCGATTGGTGTACCCTTCCTAAGTAGAA GTAAAGCTTCTGTGAACCTCTGCATCAAAGATGAGAAGCCTTATCACTGCAGTAGTGTTTATGCTGCTGCTTTGCACTCTATTAGTCTTCCGTTCCGCATGAACCCAATTCAACCAACTGCAGACTCTAGTTGTGTTTCTGGTGCTATGAACCTATATGAGCTTGTACAAATGTTAGTAGGGCAAGATAGACAGAATACGGCAACCATTCTGGACGTTGCAATGCCAGCACCTCATCTATCAG GAAAACAGGTTGAGCAATCTTTGCTGGGGAAATTGCAGCCATTGATACCAGAGATAGCAGAAGTGGAAGATTTATTGGCAGTTGAATCCATGACTGTTCATGGAGCCCTATGGTCAG GAGATCGACCGGCCTCAATCTCTGAAGTAAGGGATACAATAAATGAGGCCTATGAGCATGCACTAAGTAGACCGAAATTCTGCCATCTTTCGACTGCTCTTTGTCCTCTCCCTATACCCTTGCCatttccttcaattttcaggaatatcattggCCAGCATGGTGAGCTTTTGAGTAGTCCAATTCCAGGTTCCTCATGCAGGGGATCGCTAGACGTTCATTCCATCCCTATGGCAGCTAGACTCCGATCAAGCAGTGCTATCTTGCCATTTTTGGAGAAGAGATTGTTAAATATTCGTAAATATGGAATTGATCGAGGAGCAGGGGCCGAATTACTTAGAGATTGGGGGTTTGGAAAGGAAGAAGTAGAAGAAATTGAGGAAAACCTCCACAAAATGGTATCTACTCTTGATCAGCGATATCAGGATTCCTCAGACTCGGATTAG